In one Rhea pennata isolate bPtePen1 chromosome 17, bPtePen1.pri, whole genome shotgun sequence genomic region, the following are encoded:
- the FICD gene encoding protein adenylyltransferase FICD isoform X3, producing the protein MAGRGGRVLEEVGSRGCSRQPVGQGRGKGQSSGRGDVSRVCPGSRMNLVSMATDPELKWITLWVRIRWAAVAVLLLGSLLMLLLPLAAVEDQCQAVLKGLSFLKSKLGGGYVGITRYTGQTTGLSVTSNGLELLVLKGKPSPEVKSEAKAALNQALEMKRQGKREKAHKLFVYALKIDPDYVDALNEFGIFSEEEKDILQADYLYSKALTISPCNEKALINRDRTLPLVEEIDQRYFSIIDSKVKKVMAIPKGNSALRRVMEESYYHHIYHTVAIEGNTLTLSEIRHIIETRYAVPGKSLVEQNEVIGMHAALKYVNTTLVSRIGSVTISDILEIHRRVLGYADPVEAGRFRTTQVFVGHHIPPHPQDVEKQMQEFVQWLNSEDAMSLHPVEFAALTHYKLVYVHPFIDGNGRTSRLLMNLILMQAGYPPITIRKEQRAEYYHVLEVANEGDVRPFIRFIAKCTETTLDMLLIATTEYSVGLPEADGSTAGCKQTIPVKT; encoded by the exons ATGGCAGGGAGAGGGGGGCGGGTCCTGGAGGAGGTGGGGTCACGAGGCTGTAGCCGGCAGCCGGTGGGTCAGGGCAGAGGCAAAG GTCAGAGCAGCGGGAGAGGAGATGTTTCTCGTGTCTGTCCTGGAAGCAGGATGAATCTTGTGTCTATGGCGACAGATCCTGAACTGAAATGGATAACCTTGTGGGTCCGCATCAGGTGGGCGGCCGTGGCCGTGCTGCTCCTGGGCTCTCTcttgatgctgctgctgccgctggcTGCTGTCGAAGACCAGTGCCAGGCAGTGCTCAAAGGACTCTCCTTCCTGAAAAGTAAACTGGGAGGTGGCTACGTGGGGATCACCAGATACACAGGACAAACCACTGGACTGAGTGTGACCTCAAATGGGTtagagctgctggtgctgaaAGGCAAACCCTCTCCAG AAGTAAAGTCAGAAGCCAAAGCTGCTCTGAATCAAGCCCTTGAAATGAAGCGGCAAGGGAAGCGAGAGAAGGCCCACAAACTCTTTGTATATGCCCTCAAAATAGATCCCGATTACGTGGACGCCCTGAATGAATTTGGCATCTTttctgaagaggagaaagacaTTCTTCAAGCAGACTATTTGTACTCTAAAGCGCTGACCATTTCTCCTTGCAACGAGAAAGCTTTGATCAATCGGGACCGAACTCTACCGTTAGTTGAAGAGATAGACCAGAGATATTTTAGCATTATTGACAGCAAAGTTAAAAAAGTGATGGCAATCCCCAAAGGCAATTCTGCCCTGCGGCGTGTAATGGAGGAGTCCTATTATCACCACATTTACCACACAGTTGCTATTGAAGGGAACACTCTGACCCTCTCAGAAATACGGCATATCATTGAGACCAGATACGCTGTTCCTGGAAAAAGCCTCGTGGAGCAGAACGAGGTAATTGGCATGCATGCAGCTTTGAAATATGTAAATACCACACTAGTATCACGAATTGGCTCTGTGACCATCAGCGACATTTTGGAGATACACCGGAGAGTGTTGGGCTACGCTGACCCCGTGGAGGCAGGGAGGTTCAGGACTACTCAGGTGTTTGTAGGGCATCACATACCACCACATCCTCAAGATGTTGAGAAGCAGATGCAGGAGTTTGTCCAGTGGCTGAACTCCGAAGATGCCATGAGCTTGCACCCCGTGGAATTTGCTGCGTTAACCCACTACAAGTTGGTTTACGTACATCCATTCATAGATGGCAATGGAAGGACCTCACGCCTATTAATGAACCTCATATTAATGCAGGCGGGCTACCCACCCATCACAATCCGCAAAGAGCAACGGGCAGAGTATTATCACGTCTTAGAAGTAGCCAACGAGGGCGACGTGAGACCTTTCATACGCTTCATTGCTAAATGCACTGAGACAACTCTGGACATGTTGCTCATTGCCACCACAGAATACTCCGTGGGCTTACCTGAAGCAGATGGCAGCACTGCTGGATGCAAACAAACTATCCCTGTCAAGACCTGA
- the FICD gene encoding protein adenylyltransferase FICD isoform X2, translating to MNLVSMATDPELKWITLWVRIRWAAVAVLLLGSLLMLLLPLAAVEDQCQAVLKGLSFLKSKLGGGYVGITRYTGQTTGLSVTSNGLELLVLKGKPSPVKSEAKAALNQALEMKRQGKREKAHKLFVYALKIDPDYVDALNEFGIFSEEEKDILQADYLYSKALTISPCNEKALINRDRTLPLVEEIDQRYFSIIDSKVKKVMAIPKGNSALRRVMEESYYHHIYHTVAIEGNTLTLSEIRHIIETRYAVPGKSLVEQNEVIGMHAALKYVNTTLVSRIGSVTISDILEIHRRVLGYADPVEAGRFRTTQVFVGHHIPPHPQDVEKQMQEFVQWLNSEDAMSLHPVEFAALTHYKLVYVHPFIDGNGRTSRLLMNLILMQAGYPPITIRKEQRAEYYHVLEVANEGDVRPFIRFIAKCTETTLDMLLIATTEYSVGLPEADGSTAGCKQTIPVKT from the exons ATGAATCTTGTGTCTATGGCGACAGATCCTGAACTGAAATGGATAACCTTGTGGGTCCGCATCAGGTGGGCGGCCGTGGCCGTGCTGCTCCTGGGCTCTCTcttgatgctgctgctgccgctggcTGCTGTCGAAGACCAGTGCCAGGCAGTGCTCAAAGGACTCTCCTTCCTGAAAAGTAAACTGGGAGGTGGCTACGTGGGGATCACCAGATACACAGGACAAACCACTGGACTGAGTGTGACCTCAAATGGGTtagagctgctggtgctgaaAGGCAAACCCTCTCCAG TAAAGTCAGAAGCCAAAGCTGCTCTGAATCAAGCCCTTGAAATGAAGCGGCAAGGGAAGCGAGAGAAGGCCCACAAACTCTTTGTATATGCCCTCAAAATAGATCCCGATTACGTGGACGCCCTGAATGAATTTGGCATCTTttctgaagaggagaaagacaTTCTTCAAGCAGACTATTTGTACTCTAAAGCGCTGACCATTTCTCCTTGCAACGAGAAAGCTTTGATCAATCGGGACCGAACTCTACCGTTAGTTGAAGAGATAGACCAGAGATATTTTAGCATTATTGACAGCAAAGTTAAAAAAGTGATGGCAATCCCCAAAGGCAATTCTGCCCTGCGGCGTGTAATGGAGGAGTCCTATTATCACCACATTTACCACACAGTTGCTATTGAAGGGAACACTCTGACCCTCTCAGAAATACGGCATATCATTGAGACCAGATACGCTGTTCCTGGAAAAAGCCTCGTGGAGCAGAACGAGGTAATTGGCATGCATGCAGCTTTGAAATATGTAAATACCACACTAGTATCACGAATTGGCTCTGTGACCATCAGCGACATTTTGGAGATACACCGGAGAGTGTTGGGCTACGCTGACCCCGTGGAGGCAGGGAGGTTCAGGACTACTCAGGTGTTTGTAGGGCATCACATACCACCACATCCTCAAGATGTTGAGAAGCAGATGCAGGAGTTTGTCCAGTGGCTGAACTCCGAAGATGCCATGAGCTTGCACCCCGTGGAATTTGCTGCGTTAACCCACTACAAGTTGGTTTACGTACATCCATTCATAGATGGCAATGGAAGGACCTCACGCCTATTAATGAACCTCATATTAATGCAGGCGGGCTACCCACCCATCACAATCCGCAAAGAGCAACGGGCAGAGTATTATCACGTCTTAGAAGTAGCCAACGAGGGCGACGTGAGACCTTTCATACGCTTCATTGCTAAATGCACTGAGACAACTCTGGACATGTTGCTCATTGCCACCACAGAATACTCCGTGGGCTTACCTGAAGCAGATGGCAGCACTGCTGGATGCAAACAAACTATCCCTGTCAAGACCTGA
- the FICD gene encoding protein adenylyltransferase FICD isoform X1 → MNLVSMATDPELKWITLWVRIRWAAVAVLLLGSLLMLLLPLAAVEDQCQAVLKGLSFLKSKLGGGYVGITRYTGQTTGLSVTSNGLELLVLKGKPSPEVKSEAKAALNQALEMKRQGKREKAHKLFVYALKIDPDYVDALNEFGIFSEEEKDILQADYLYSKALTISPCNEKALINRDRTLPLVEEIDQRYFSIIDSKVKKVMAIPKGNSALRRVMEESYYHHIYHTVAIEGNTLTLSEIRHIIETRYAVPGKSLVEQNEVIGMHAALKYVNTTLVSRIGSVTISDILEIHRRVLGYADPVEAGRFRTTQVFVGHHIPPHPQDVEKQMQEFVQWLNSEDAMSLHPVEFAALTHYKLVYVHPFIDGNGRTSRLLMNLILMQAGYPPITIRKEQRAEYYHVLEVANEGDVRPFIRFIAKCTETTLDMLLIATTEYSVGLPEADGSTAGCKQTIPVKT, encoded by the exons ATGAATCTTGTGTCTATGGCGACAGATCCTGAACTGAAATGGATAACCTTGTGGGTCCGCATCAGGTGGGCGGCCGTGGCCGTGCTGCTCCTGGGCTCTCTcttgatgctgctgctgccgctggcTGCTGTCGAAGACCAGTGCCAGGCAGTGCTCAAAGGACTCTCCTTCCTGAAAAGTAAACTGGGAGGTGGCTACGTGGGGATCACCAGATACACAGGACAAACCACTGGACTGAGTGTGACCTCAAATGGGTtagagctgctggtgctgaaAGGCAAACCCTCTCCAG AAGTAAAGTCAGAAGCCAAAGCTGCTCTGAATCAAGCCCTTGAAATGAAGCGGCAAGGGAAGCGAGAGAAGGCCCACAAACTCTTTGTATATGCCCTCAAAATAGATCCCGATTACGTGGACGCCCTGAATGAATTTGGCATCTTttctgaagaggagaaagacaTTCTTCAAGCAGACTATTTGTACTCTAAAGCGCTGACCATTTCTCCTTGCAACGAGAAAGCTTTGATCAATCGGGACCGAACTCTACCGTTAGTTGAAGAGATAGACCAGAGATATTTTAGCATTATTGACAGCAAAGTTAAAAAAGTGATGGCAATCCCCAAAGGCAATTCTGCCCTGCGGCGTGTAATGGAGGAGTCCTATTATCACCACATTTACCACACAGTTGCTATTGAAGGGAACACTCTGACCCTCTCAGAAATACGGCATATCATTGAGACCAGATACGCTGTTCCTGGAAAAAGCCTCGTGGAGCAGAACGAGGTAATTGGCATGCATGCAGCTTTGAAATATGTAAATACCACACTAGTATCACGAATTGGCTCTGTGACCATCAGCGACATTTTGGAGATACACCGGAGAGTGTTGGGCTACGCTGACCCCGTGGAGGCAGGGAGGTTCAGGACTACTCAGGTGTTTGTAGGGCATCACATACCACCACATCCTCAAGATGTTGAGAAGCAGATGCAGGAGTTTGTCCAGTGGCTGAACTCCGAAGATGCCATGAGCTTGCACCCCGTGGAATTTGCTGCGTTAACCCACTACAAGTTGGTTTACGTACATCCATTCATAGATGGCAATGGAAGGACCTCACGCCTATTAATGAACCTCATATTAATGCAGGCGGGCTACCCACCCATCACAATCCGCAAAGAGCAACGGGCAGAGTATTATCACGTCTTAGAAGTAGCCAACGAGGGCGACGTGAGACCTTTCATACGCTTCATTGCTAAATGCACTGAGACAACTCTGGACATGTTGCTCATTGCCACCACAGAATACTCCGTGGGCTTACCTGAAGCAGATGGCAGCACTGCTGGATGCAAACAAACTATCCCTGTCAAGACCTGA